DNA from Roseimicrobium sp. ORNL1:
GCTGGCGGAAGACTACATTCCGGAAAACTACCCGGACAACAGCGTGGCCTACACCGGCACCCACGACAACGACACCATGGTGGGGTATTTCAACAGTGGTGAGGACGAGCACACCACCCGCACCGCCGAGATGGTGGAGAAAGAGCGGGCCAACATTCTCGGCTACACCAAGACGGACGGCACGCAGATCCACTGGGACTTTATCGAGCACGTCTGGGAGAGCAAGGCGCGGCTGGCCATCTGCCCGTTGCAGGATGTTCTGGGGCTCGGCAGCGAGGCCCGCATGAATATTCCGGGCAAGACCGGCGAGTTCTGGACCTGGCGGTTTGAGTGGAAGGACCTCACGACGGAGCTCGAGTGGCGGCTGAAGCGCGTGACGCTACGGCATGGCCGGGCGGCGGCAGCGAGCTGAGGCTGAGTCTGTGTTTTAGTAAGACGGGTTTTAAGCATCCACCGTCCGTTTTCAGGCGCATCTTTTCGAGACCCATCCCAAGAAAGGGCGGTGGCGAACGTTTCTTCCTGACAAGTTGTCTCCCGTTTTCCCCACCATGAAACTCAAGGTACTGCTCGCACTCTTTATGTCCGCCATCGTTTCTGCAACGGCTGTCGCTGCCGATGAAAAATCCGCTCCTGCCAAGATGGAGGAAGCCATCCTCGGGGGTGGCTGCTTCTGGTGCACGGAAGGCTGCTATCTTCCCGTCAAAGGTGTGGTGAAGGTCATCAGTGGCTACTCTGGTGGCCACGTGGAGAACCCCACGTACGAACAGGTCTGCACCAAGACGACTGGCCACGCGGAAGTCATCAAGGTGATCTTCGACCCCACGGTGGTGAGCTATAAGGACCTCGTGGAGCTCTTCTGGTATGCGCATGATCCCACCACGCTGAACCGCCAGGGCAATGACTCGGGGCCGCAGTATCGCTCCGTGATCTATTACACGAATGACGCGCAGAAGAAGATCGCCGAGGAGTCTGTGAAGGAACACCAGAAGGAGTTCAAGGACCCCATCGTGACCGAGATCGCGCCGCTGAAGAACTTCTACCCTGCCGAAGATTATCACCAGGACTTCGCCAACAAGAACCCGAACCAGGGTTATGTGTGCGCTGTGGTGAAGCCCAAGGTGGAGAAGTTTTCCAAGAAGCTGAAGGAGCTCTCCAAGGGCAAGTAAGCCCGCCATGAGACATGGCTGATACGGAGGGCGGGACGCCAAATTCATCATCCGGGCAAACACCGGACCCGCCCTCAGCCGTGCTGAGCGCCGTCGTGGCGTTCGGCATGTGGGGCACGCTTCCCATCTACTGGAAGCTCGTGCAGCGCTTCGGCTCGGATGTCGTGGTGCTGCAACGCCTCGTGTGGACCGTGGTGTGGGTGCTGCCACTGCTGCTCGTCACGAAGAACTGGCGGGCCTGGGTGGAGGCGATGAAAAAGCCGTCCCAGCTGCGGGCGCACGGCCTGTCCGCCCTGCTGCTCACCGTGAACTGGTCGCTCTTCATCTGGGCAAATCAGCACGGGCACATCGTGGAAGCCAGCCTCGGCTACTTCCTCAACCCGCTGCTCAATGTCGCCATCGGCCGCATGTTGCTGGGCGAAACCATGTCACGCTGGCGTCTGGTGAGCATCGCACTGGCCGCAGCGGGGGTGGTTCTGCAGGTGATTCTGGTGGGGCGTCTGCCGTGGATTGCGTTGGCGCTGGCGCTCACGTTTGCCGCTTATGGCCTGGCGAGAAGGAAGTCACCACTGGGCTCGCTGACTGGCCTCGCGATGGAGTCCGTGCTCGTGCTGCCCCTAGCTCTCGGTGGCTTGGTGTGGATATCCTCACATGGCCGCCCGCTCGCCGATACGGGCAGTACCGGTGATTGGTTCCTGATGTTCCTCGCCGGCGCCTGCACCGCCGCGCCACTGCTGACCTTTGCCCATGCGGCGCGGCACTTGCGTTTCAGCACGCTGGGCCTGCTGCAATTCATTGCGCCCACCGGCCAGTTCTTGATTGGCGCACTGATGTACAAAGAACCCGTAACGCTCGGCGTGATGGTGTCCTTCGCCTGCATCTGGGCGGGTGTGGCCGTGTTTTGTGCGGAGGCGTTTCTCAGCCGCACACGCGAGCCGGGGAAGGAGTAAGGTCGACATGGCCGCACCCGTCCTGAAGATCCAAAGGGAAAGGTTGCCACAGGCCCAAGGAGAGGGAACGCCCCGTTCCCTTCACGCCTGCACGTCCCATGATTCTCCACCTCTCGCGATCAAGCTGGCTTTCTCAAGGAGTGGAGACATTCCGGTCTGCATTTTGGCGCGTTAGAGAAGCTATTGAGGTGAATACTTCCCACAGCAGAAGACGGTTCGCAGGGAGCGGCACTAGCCTAGTGCCGCATATATGGCATGGCAGTGTCGAACCGCAAAGAAGCCTCCTTTAAGCTTCCGGAAAAGGCTCCGCCCCCAATTTGCCCACCACCGGCACTAAGGCTAGTGCCGCTCCCTGCGGAAGAGTCACTCCGTTCGCATCACGCCGCATCTGGTCGCAGATACACCCACGTCGCGCCCCAACCACCGCTCTGCTCTCCGGCAGGCCATTGCCACGATTCCACCTCCGGCAGTTGATTCAAAAGGCGGTGCACGCCTGCCCGCAACGTCCCGGTACCCTTCCCATGCACCACCCGCACAGCGAGGATGCCGTGGCGAATGCATTCCCCGAAATAGTCCGGCAGCAAATCGCCGATTTCATTCGGGCGGAAGGTGTGCAAATCCAGCGTGTCCGTGATCGGGATCTTCACCGGTTCATCCGGATTGGGCTCGGGCGGGTCTTGATCGGCGGGATGCATGACCGTTCGGTACGATGCCTTGGATGCGTGAGGTCTATTGTCTGAATCGCGTCACAAAGTGCAACCTTAAAGGTATTGCCTGCGGACCGCGACACGGAATGATACGCCGCTTGAACACGCTCGCTCCACGCCTCTTCTGCCTCGCTCTAGGTCTGGCTCTCTGTCATTTCGAAATGACATCCGCTGCTGCCGCTGAGCCCGCAGCAAAAGCACAAGCAGTGGCTCTACAAGGCCCTGCTGGCACCTACACCGTCGCCCAGTGGAAGAAGGACTGGCCGGGCTGCGAATTCGAAGGCGGTATCAAGGACGGCCGTGTTTCCATAGTCGAGCACGATCGTGCCAAAGCACTCCGCATCACGTACGCCCTTGGCCAGATTGGCCCCGAGAAAGGCGGTACTGGCTGGCGCTGGCCCATCGGCACGCATGAGAGCGCCGAACTGCGCTACACCGTCCGCTTCAGCAAGGATTTCGACTGGGTGAAAGGCGGCAAACTCCCCGGCCTCTGCGGTGGCCCGGAGAACGTCAGCGGCGGTCGCCCCGCCACCGGCACCAACGGCTTCTCCGCCCGCCTCATGTGGCGTCGTGATGGCCGAGGTGAAGCCTACATCTATCACAAGAACCAGCCCGAGAACTACGGCCACAGCTTTCCCTTCCCCGAAGACTTCCGCTTTCCCACAGATACTCCTATTCACGTCCGCCTCGCCGTCACCATGAACACCGTGGGCAAACGCGATGGCATCTTGCGGGTGTGGATTGCTCTCGATGAAGGCTCAGAAAAACTCATGGTCGAGCGCACCGACATGGAATGGCGCACGGTGGGCACCTTTGGCGTGGACTCGATCTACTTCGAAACTTTCCACGGCGGAAGTGACGCGACATGGGCACCGAAGAAGCCATGTTGGGCGGAGTTTGGCGGGGTGAAGGTCGTGAGCGAGCGTTAGATGAATCGCGCCGCTTGAACTTGTAGTCTCCGCGTGTACCGGACGCCACGTTATCATGTCCAGTCTGTTGAATGAAGAGGCAAGGACTGCAGCCAGTGAGTGGTTGCAGAGGTTGGAGTCTCAAATCGCCACACGGGGAAGCAAGCTGGCAGATTCCGGGGCAGTGGAGGATTGGAGTTGGGACGATGATGGTCTTGGGGTCAGTGCGGTTGTCCAGGGCGGGTCGGAGTATGGAGTGACCATTCCCTTCAAGAACGGAAGATTCCTGCGTTCCGTCTGCACTTGCCCGTATGCCTCCAATTGCAAACACGCTGCCGCTGCCATGTATGTAGCGCTGAGTGCTTCCGGGGGGCCCGTTAAGAAAAGGACGAAAGCCACTTCCAAGTCCCAGAAATCCGCTGGAGCCTCCCAGTCATCGGCAGCACAAAGTGCAATTGTCACACATGCCGGGGAACGGACCGGGAAGACATTATCAGCAAAGGCCGCGACGGCCCTTGATAGAGTCGAGCAATGGTGGCTTGCAAAGACTCGCACCTTGACCATGAGCGATCTCCTTTCGCTCACAAACTCGCCGAACTACTGGTCGAGAGAGCAGATGGTGTTGCATGGCAAGCATGCCGTGCCTCAGAGTGTTTGGGACTACCTCGCCTGCGTGGACGCGAAGCTGTCGGAGCGGGGGCACAACCTGCCAGAACCTCTGCCTGAACTCATCGACCGCGAGCGTCAGGCGGCACTGATGGCGGCACAGCGTGCCGAGATTGCGGAAAAGGAATGGAAGAGCAGAATCAAGCATTGGGCTTCCAGCCTGCCGGGTGAAAGCGCGGGAGCCGATGTGTCGCCATGGCTCCGTCTCAGACTCGTAGACAATGGGGCAATCATTGAACTGCGGAAACCCGGCCAGTTGGAGTTCTCGAAGGCGAGCACGGCACAATTGAAGAATCTCCCAAACAGTGGAAACAGGACTGCGGGTGACACAATCCTCTCCTTCGCCAAAGGCCAGTGGGGGATGGTGAAAAACGAATTTCACAAGGTAGGGGACGACCTCCCTGGACTGTTGCTGCAGTTCATTTCCATGCCTCAACTGAGAAATGCTCTCGTGGGGTCTGACGGACAGCCGGTCACTTTTCACGAAGAGCCACTCGTCTGGGCAATCGATGAGGCTTCGTCTCATGCCTACACGCTGCATCTGCGCGATGTGCATGGGGCGACACCCCCGGAGCCGTTAGTGGTTGTCCTGAGCCATCCCTCATGGTTCGTGACCTCCAAGGAAATCTGGCCGCTGGAGCGCTGGCCCTTCACGCATCGGGATGCTGGCGCTCGCATGGACATTCCAGCATCCGCACTGGAAACGGGTGAAGGGGTGACAGTCCTTCGCAAGCTTGGGCTGTCACTTCCGGAACGCATCCAAGCCAAGGTAAGAACCGTCAAGGCCACAGTCACCGTTCGGGCCGGCATCGACCAGCAGGGCGAGGGTGCGAGTTCCTATCTCAAGGTGACAGCACAGTCGGATTATGACGACGGTAGTCCCGGTGAGCTCTTGAGTCTTAGCGGCTGGTTATCCATCAAAGGAGAGAAAGGTGCAACCCCTATGCAGGGCATCGTGACCTACGAACGGTCAGCACTTCTGCGTGCTACCGCATGGTTGAATACCATGGACCTGAAGCATCAGATATCCTGGAGAAATTCGGAAACCTGGTGGCAGCGACGCATCACCAAGGAGTTTCCGGATGAGTTTCTCCAATGGATGGCGGCCCGACCTGAAGATGTCGTGGTGGAGTTGGACAAGGAACTCGCCAGTTTGCGTGACGGCATGGTTTCAGCTTCGGTCCGGCTTGATGTCGAGGAGAGCGAGATGGACTGGTTTGATCTGCGCGTGGCGCTGAATGTTACGGACACCACACTCACACAGGAGGAGATCCAACTGCTGCTCAAAGCGCAGGGACGCTGGGTCCGCATCACTGGGAAGGGCTGGAGGAAGCTGCACTTCGAAATGACGCCTGAGCAGGAGGCCGAGCTTGCCGCGATGGGCCTCACGGTGGCGGACTTCGATGGGGCACCGCAGCGTCTGCATGCCCTGCAACTCGCCGGTGGTGCCGGGAAAGAGAAGAGCTTGCTGCCGGCCGAGCGTGTGGAGGCGGTACGTCGGCGCGCCGAGGAGATTCGCACGCGTGTGCAGCCGGTGATACCGGCCACCATCACGGCCCAGTTGCGTCCATATCAACTCGAAGGCTTTCATTTCCTCGCGTACCTGAGCACCAATCGCTTTGGCGGCGTTCTGGCGGATGACATGGGGCTTGGCAAAACCTTGCAGTCACTGACGTGGCTGGCGTGGTTACGGGAAACGGAACTGAACCGTGAACCCGCGGGCACCCTTCCTCCCGTGCTGGTCGTCTGCCCCAAATCCGTACAGGACAACTGGCGCAGTGAGACAGCTCGTTTCTGCCCGGACCTCCGTGTCGTGGTATGGTCCAGGGATGATGCGGGTAAGTCCGGACTGGATGGTGAGGCTGATCTTGTGGTGATCCATTACCAACAGCTCCGGCAGCATGAGGAGGCGCTTTCACGGCAGCGCTGGCTCGCGGTGATCCTGGATGAGGCTCAGGCCATCAAGAATCCATCGTCGTTGAGCGCTAAGGCCGCGTGTGCTTTGCAAGCGGGTCACCGTCTCGCGCTCTCCGGAACGCCGGTGGAAAACCGACTGCTGGATCTGTGGAGCATTCTGGGATTTGCCATGCCTGGTATTCTCGGGAACCGCACCCATTTTGCGAAGCACTTCGATGCCAAGGAGGATCCTCTCGCGCGTCGCAGGCTTGCAGCGCGAGTGCGTCCTTTCCTCCTGCGTCGCACCAAGAAGGAGGTCGCAAAGGATCTGCCTGACCGCGTGGAAGAGGACCTCGTGTGCGAGTTGGAGGGGAGCCAGCGCACGTTGTATCAAGCAGAGCTAAAAAGAGCCCGCGCCGCACTACTCAACATCAAGACCACGAAGCAGCTCGACAAGGCCCGCTTCAACATCCTCACCAGCCTGCTGCGGCTCAGGCAGATTTGCTGCCATCCGGCATTGGTCCTAAAGGAGGATGTCAGTACCAGCAAAACAAAGAAACGCCGCGGCAAAGCAAGTACGGCTGATGCAGCGACCGCAGCCACCGGGAGCGCCAAGCTCGATGCCCTGCTTGAGTTGCTGGAGCCCATCATGGAAGAGGGTGGGAAGGTGCTGGTGTTCTCACAGTTCGTGGAAATGCTGAGCCTTGTCCGAGGCCAGCTGGAGGCGCGTGAATGGCCGCATTTCTTACTCACCGGTCAGACGGAGGACCGCGGCGCTCTCGTGAAGCAGTTCCAGGAATGCTCCGGTCCCGCCATCTTCCTCATCAGCCTGAAGGCAGGTGGCTTTGGTTTGAATCTCACTGCCGCGAGCTATGTGGTGCTTTGCGACCCATGGTGGAATCCCGCCGTGGAAGCCCAGGCCATCGACCGCACCCATCGCATCGGCCAGACGCAGAAGGTGAATGCCTACCGCCTCATCGTGAAGGACAGCATCGAGGAGAAAATCCGCCTCCTGCAAAAGCAGAAGAGCGCGCTGGCTCAGGATATCCTCGGCGAAGAGAATTTCGCTTCCGCGCTGTCGCTGGATGATTTCCGGTTTTTGCTGGGGGAGGGGTGAGAAGGTATCCCTACGCGAGCACATACTCACCGTTCTGCTTTGAGCCGATGCGTTTGATGAGGTTGTACTTCATCAGCGGATATCATGAGTTCCGCGTGACGTGTAAACTGAAAGTCAACCTGTTGGTAAACCGAAAGTAAACCAACAGCAGGAGTTTTTACTGCGCTGTTCCTCAACGAAGTATAAAAAAGGCCGCTCCCTTCTCAGGAGCGGCCTTGATTCAAAAGCAACTTGGTCAACCAGCCTTACGCATTCGCCCGCAGGATCTGCGCGAGCACATAAGGCAGGATGCCGCCGGCGCGGTAGTAGTCGATTTCCACGGGGGTATCCAGGCGGACGACCACGGGGATGTCGAGGGTGCTGCCGTCGGCCTTGTGGACGCGGAGGGTGGCTTCGCTCTGGGGCTTGATGCTGTTGCTCACGTCGAGGAGGTCGAAGGTGGCGTCGGACAGGTCCTTCACCTTATCGTAGTCCTCCTTGTTCACGAAGTTGCAGGGAAGCACGCCCATGCCCACGAGGTTGGAGCGGTGGATGCGCTCAAAGGACTTCGTGATCACGGCCTTCACGCCGAGGAGGCGGG
Protein-coding regions in this window:
- the msrA gene encoding peptide-methionine (S)-S-oxide reductase MsrA, coding for MKLKVLLALFMSAIVSATAVAADEKSAPAKMEEAILGGGCFWCTEGCYLPVKGVVKVISGYSGGHVENPTYEQVCTKTTGHAEVIKVIFDPTVVSYKDLVELFWYAHDPTTLNRQGNDSGPQYRSVIYYTNDAQKKIAEESVKEHQKEFKDPIVTEIAPLKNFYPAEDYHQDFANKNPNQGYVCAVVKPKVEKFSKKLKELSKGK
- the rarD gene encoding EamA family transporter RarD, which codes for MADTEGGTPNSSSGQTPDPPSAVLSAVVAFGMWGTLPIYWKLVQRFGSDVVVLQRLVWTVVWVLPLLLVTKNWRAWVEAMKKPSQLRAHGLSALLLTVNWSLFIWANQHGHIVEASLGYFLNPLLNVAIGRMLLGETMSRWRLVSIALAAAGVVLQVILVGRLPWIALALALTFAAYGLARRKSPLGSLTGLAMESVLVLPLALGGLVWISSHGRPLADTGSTGDWFLMFLAGACTAAPLLTFAHAARHLRFSTLGLLQFIAPTGQFLIGALMYKEPVTLGVMVSFACIWAGVAVFCAEAFLSRTREPGKE
- a CDS encoding Smr/MutS family protein — protein: MHPADQDPPEPNPDEPVKIPITDTLDLHTFRPNEIGDLLPDYFGECIRHGILAVRVVHGKGTGTLRAGVHRLLNQLPEVESWQWPAGEQSGGWGATWVYLRPDAA
- a CDS encoding polysaccharide lyase, whose amino-acid sequence is MIRRLNTLAPRLFCLALGLALCHFEMTSAAAAEPAAKAQAVALQGPAGTYTVAQWKKDWPGCEFEGGIKDGRVSIVEHDRAKALRITYALGQIGPEKGGTGWRWPIGTHESAELRYTVRFSKDFDWVKGGKLPGLCGGPENVSGGRPATGTNGFSARLMWRRDGRGEAYIYHKNQPENYGHSFPFPEDFRFPTDTPIHVRLAVTMNTVGKRDGILRVWIALDEGSEKLMVERTDMEWRTVGTFGVDSIYFETFHGGSDATWAPKKPCWAEFGGVKVVSER
- a CDS encoding DEAD/DEAH box helicase; translation: MSDLLSLTNSPNYWSREQMVLHGKHAVPQSVWDYLACVDAKLSERGHNLPEPLPELIDRERQAALMAAQRAEIAEKEWKSRIKHWASSLPGESAGADVSPWLRLRLVDNGAIIELRKPGQLEFSKASTAQLKNLPNSGNRTAGDTILSFAKGQWGMVKNEFHKVGDDLPGLLLQFISMPQLRNALVGSDGQPVTFHEEPLVWAIDEASSHAYTLHLRDVHGATPPEPLVVVLSHPSWFVTSKEIWPLERWPFTHRDAGARMDIPASALETGEGVTVLRKLGLSLPERIQAKVRTVKATVTVRAGIDQQGEGASSYLKVTAQSDYDDGSPGELLSLSGWLSIKGEKGATPMQGIVTYERSALLRATAWLNTMDLKHQISWRNSETWWQRRITKEFPDEFLQWMAARPEDVVVELDKELASLRDGMVSASVRLDVEESEMDWFDLRVALNVTDTTLTQEEIQLLLKAQGRWVRITGKGWRKLHFEMTPEQEAELAAMGLTVADFDGAPQRLHALQLAGGAGKEKSLLPAERVEAVRRRAEEIRTRVQPVIPATITAQLRPYQLEGFHFLAYLSTNRFGGVLADDMGLGKTLQSLTWLAWLRETELNREPAGTLPPVLVVCPKSVQDNWRSETARFCPDLRVVVWSRDDAGKSGLDGEADLVVIHYQQLRQHEEALSRQRWLAVILDEAQAIKNPSSLSAKAACALQAGHRLALSGTPVENRLLDLWSILGFAMPGILGNRTHFAKHFDAKEDPLARRRLAARVRPFLLRRTKKEVAKDLPDRVEEDLVCELEGSQRTLYQAELKRARAALLNIKTTKQLDKARFNILTSLLRLRQICCHPALVLKEDVSTSKTKKRRGKASTADAATAATGSAKLDALLELLEPIMEEGGKVLVFSQFVEMLSLVRGQLEAREWPHFLLTGQTEDRGALVKQFQECSGPAIFLISLKAGGFGLNLTAASYVVLCDPWWNPAVEAQAIDRTHRIGQTQKVNAYRLIVKDSIEEKIRLLQKQKSALAQDILGEENFASALSLDDFRFLLGEG